From the genome of Planctomycetia bacterium, one region includes:
- a CDS encoding DUF1501 domain-containing protein, with translation MHSPTRRELLRLGILGTTGLSLTDYLRFAAAGELKPKADSVIFVMLQGGASHLDTLDMKPDDPSEERGELKPISSAMSSVPVCELLPKVAKILDRFTLIRGISHSTGDHPKACEYVYTGNRPTPALVHPAMGCIAGLEKPSAPDLPSFVAVPTTDMNPGYLGVAHAAFKTTAVPKAGKPFEVRGLTLPAGLKIEKIQQREALLADLDRTFREVDSNSALLEGLDRFGRQAQEMIVAQRAQKAFDISKESPNIVKLFGSDDGSQSMLLASRLVEHGVRFVTVVLPRWDSHLAIFKAMRNDLCPPLDNGLSGLMHALEQKGLLERTLVVVMGEFGRTPTINKNAGRDHWPRANWALMAGAGVRTANLVGATDKQGHGPSDGTNIKPDDLTATIYHALGINHRKEYHTRTGRPVILVPEGTVIDGVFA, from the coding sequence ATCTTCGTCATGCTGCAAGGAGGTGCTTCGCATCTCGACACGCTCGATATGAAGCCCGACGATCCCAGCGAAGAGCGAGGGGAGCTGAAGCCGATCTCCAGCGCGATGTCGAGCGTACCGGTATGCGAACTGCTGCCGAAGGTCGCCAAGATTCTCGACCGGTTTACTTTGATTCGCGGGATCAGCCACTCGACCGGCGACCATCCGAAGGCCTGCGAATACGTCTATACCGGCAATCGGCCGACGCCGGCCCTCGTGCATCCGGCGATGGGTTGTATCGCAGGCTTGGAAAAGCCGAGTGCCCCCGACCTGCCGAGTTTCGTCGCCGTACCGACGACGGATATGAACCCGGGCTACCTCGGCGTCGCTCATGCGGCCTTCAAGACCACGGCGGTGCCGAAGGCCGGTAAGCCGTTCGAGGTGCGCGGCCTCACGCTGCCCGCAGGTTTGAAGATCGAAAAAATTCAACAGCGCGAAGCGCTTTTGGCCGATCTCGATCGGACGTTTCGGGAAGTCGACTCGAACAGCGCCCTGCTCGAAGGGCTCGATCGTTTCGGCCGGCAGGCACAGGAGATGATCGTTGCCCAACGCGCGCAGAAAGCATTCGATATTTCGAAAGAATCGCCGAATATCGTCAAGCTCTTCGGCTCCGACGACGGCAGCCAAAGCATGCTCTTAGCATCGCGCCTCGTCGAGCATGGCGTGCGCTTCGTGACCGTCGTCTTGCCGCGCTGGGACTCCCACCTCGCGATCTTCAAGGCAATGCGTAACGACCTTTGCCCGCCGCTCGACAACGGACTTTCCGGCTTGATGCACGCACTCGAACAGAAAGGGCTGCTCGAACGGACGCTTGTGGTCGTGATGGGAGAGTTCGGGCGCACGCCCACGATCAATAAAAACGCCGGTCGCGATCATTGGCCTCGTGCGAATTGGGCGCTTATGGCCGGCGCCGGAGTGCGAACAGCGAATCTAGTCGGCGCAACGGATAAGCAGGGACACGGCCCAAGCGACGGCACGAACATCAAGCCGGACGACCTGACGGCCACCATCTACCATGCGCTCGGGATAAACCACCGCAAGGAATACCACACGCGCACGGGCAGACCGGTCATCCTCGTTCCCGAAGGAACTGTGATCGACGGCGTGTTCGCGTAA